From one Alosa alosa isolate M-15738 ecotype Scorff River chromosome 5, AALO_Geno_1.1, whole genome shotgun sequence genomic stretch:
- the ak6 gene encoding adenylate kinase isoenzyme 6 — protein sequence MKIMKRPNILLTGTPGVGKTTLGKELAQRTGLTYINVGDLAQEGQLFDGFDDEYQCPVLDEDRVVDELEDKMGEGGVIVDYHGCDFFPERWFDIVFVLRTDNTSLYNRLEGRGYTGKKLQDNVQCEIFQTIYEEAMEAYKPEIVHQLPSNEPEDLERNLDQISQWIEQWIKDNN from the exons ATGAAAATCATGAAAAGACCAAATATTCTACTGACAG GAACTCCTGGAGTTGGTAAAACTACCTTGGGGAAGGAGCTAGCCCAGAGAACAGGGTTAACATACATCAATGTAGGTGACCTGGCTCAAGAAG GACAGCTGTTTGATGGATTTGATGACGAATACCAGTGTCCAGTGTTAGACGAGGACCGA GTGGTGGATGAATTAGAAGATAAGATGGGAGAAGGAGGTGTTATAGTGGATTACCATGGCTGCGACTTTTTCCCTGAGCGATGGTTCgacattgtttttgttcttcGCACAGACAACACAAGTTTGTATAACCGACTGGAAGGCAG GGGATACACGGGAAAGAAACTTCAGGACAATGTCCAATGTGAGATCTTCCAGACCATCTACGAGGAGGCCATGGAAGCCTACAAGCCAGAGATTGTTCACCAGTTGCCTAGCAATGAGCCAGAGGACCTGGAGAGGAACCTGGATCAAATTTCACAGTGGATAGAACAGTGGATAAAGGACAATAACTAA
- the ccdc125 gene encoding LOW QUALITY PROTEIN: coiled-coil domain-containing protein 125 (The sequence of the model RefSeq protein was modified relative to this genomic sequence to represent the inferred CDS: deleted 2 bases in 1 codon) gives MQVDREQVACTSTSGDDDMTEGDLGDGTRVRHKTLGYNMKQPVRSRSQGDFQELLSPIHSLKRNSFGGGNKETFSWTPCSEMCSDLRQELLHGRQHICRERESEYHDDGSSGELQRKLQEVTEEVELLRTELEVTHRQLEGKHEALRILQGHAILDKATTHTKILLQKSEERTKALEKEVNALQWETNFNQVKFKNFEQSWEQKYERVSSENQALSESLEERTKEMQVLRTKNSSLNQQCIELLAMLSAHDRSEFQDTQPPSNQGGEGSVLELAVFGACQCPSSLNEPCPCARSSAASRKQVLQLKQELKTQRRKMEEAFVMADAFRIAFEQQLRRGSAHALHLAETDTYKTLKKHREKERQSSLNIGQRLKGFLPSAMEGKMPKDPYETLHMLLDLLSDKEEALAHQRKVSYMLARNTDALEKRLHVQQQGSSPDTDLKTNEKAPSGEMIEDALCDSKEDCKCPSSEDHSAELTDSP, from the exons ATGCAAGTAGACAGAGAACAGGTAGCATGCACCAGTACAAGTGGCGACGATGATATGACCGAGGGTGATCTGGGGGATGGAACTAGGGTAAGACACAAGACTTTGGGCTACAACATGAAGCAACCAGTTCGAAGCAGAAGTCAGGGAGACTTCCAGGAGCTTTTGTCACCAATACACTCATTGAAGAGGAACAGCTTTGGAGGAGGAAATAAAGAGACCTTCTCCTGGACACCATGCAGTGAAATGTGCAGTGACTTGAGGCAGGAGTTGTTGCATGGAAGACAGCATATTTGTAGGGAGAGAGAATCAG AATACCATGATGATGGAAGCAGTGGAGAGTTGCAGAGGAAATTACAGGAGGTCACCGAG GAGGTGGAGCTGTTGCGCACAGAGTTAGAGGTGACACACCGTCAGCTGGAAGGGAAGCATGAGGCTCTGAGGATCCTTCAGGGACAT GCAATCTTAGATAAGGCAACTACTCATACTAAAATCTTACTTCAGAAGAGCGAGGAGAGGACCAAAGCCTTGGAGAAG GAAGTAAATGCTTTACAGTGGGAAACAAATTTTAACCAGGTGAAATTTAAGAACTTCGAGCAGTCATGGGAGCAGAAGTATGAaag GGTAAGTTCTGAGAATCAAGCCTTGAGTGAAAGTCTTGAGGAAAGAACAAAAGAGATGCAAGTGCTGAGGACAAAGAACTCTT CTTTGAACCAGCAATGTATAGAGCTTTTGGCCATGCTTAGTGCCCACGACAGGAGTGAGTTTCAGGACACCCAGCCACCTTCAAACCAAGGGGGAGAAGGCTCCGTGCTTGAG CTTGCTGTGTTTGGGGCCTGCCAGTGTCCCTCCAGTCTGAACGAGCCATGTCCATGTGCCAGGAGTTCTGCTGCCAGCCGCAAACAGGTCTTACAGCTGAAGCAAGAG TTAAAGACTCagaggaggaagatggaggaggCGTTTGTGATGGCAGATGCCTTCCGGATAGCCTTTGAGCAGCAGCTGAGGCGAGGGAGC GCGCATGCTCTCCACCTGGCCGAGACTGACACGTACAAGACTCTAAAGAAGCATCGGG agaaagagaggcagagttCTCTCAACATTGGACAGAGGTTAAAAGGGTTTCTTCCATCTGCTATGGAAGGAAAGATGCCTAAAGACCCATACGAAACACTGCATATGCTGCTTGATCTG TTGAGTGATAAAGAAGAGGCCCTGGCACATCAGAGGAAAGTGAGTTACATGTTGGCCCGCAACACTGACGCCCTTGAGAAACGTCTCCACGTTCAACAGCAAGGAAGCAGTCCAGACACAGACTTGAAAACCAATGAAAAAGCTCCATCAGGGGAAATGATAGAAGATGCCTTGTGTGACTCAAAGGAGGATTGTAAATGCCCATCTTCTGAGGATCATAGCGCCGAGCTTACTGACAGCCCTTGA
- the fam151b gene encoding protein FAM151B: protein MRTVLRPRRLLIFPFILFAGGTIWITLHLKSDDLLLPTAATGAMSDHTLDYFLKKGHIEEKDAAVIQWYHAANSRSKFNEALKSSAHMIEADILLRGLDPIEPIMAHPPENDSDITLQEWLKEGTASGKGLKLDFKSLQAVAPSMVLLEQVRHELQAPVWINADILPGPGGKATPLEPQAFLDALGVGARNAVLSLGWTTGWSPNTDNPGYSWEMVKKMDNVCKPLVQPVTFPVRASLMPQSFGPLQWLLQQSDRYSLTVWTSLSDTLVVEDLLPYRQNISKSRVYYDLLDSQIAQLKALPGFS, encoded by the exons ATGAGGACCGTCCTAAGGCCACGTCGATTGCTAATATTTCCGTTCATTCTCTTCGCCGGTGGGACAATATGGATTACCTTGCATTTAAAAAGTGACGATTTGCTGTTACCCACTGCTGCCACAG GAGCAATGAGCGACCACACACTTGACTACTTTCTGAAGAAGGGTCATATAGAAGAGAAGGACGCGGCGGTAATTCAGTGGTACCATGCAGCCAACAGCAGGTCCAAATTCAACGAGGCGCTCAAAA GCTCCGCTCATATGATTGAAGCTGACATTCTTCTCAGAGGACTAGACCCCATAGAGCCAATCATGGCCCACCCCCCTGAGAACGATAGTGACATCACCCTACAAGAGTGGTTAAAGGAGGGGACGGCATCAGGCAAAGGACTAAAGCTTGACTTCAAAAG TTTACAGGCTGTTGCGCCCTCCATGGTTCTTTTGGAACAAGTCCGTCATGAGCTCCAAGCTCCTGTGTGGATCAATGCTGACATTCTTCCTGGCCCTGGGGGCAAAGCTACCCCGTTGGAACCTCAGGCCTTCCTGGATGCTCTGGGTGTGGGTGCACGGAACGCCGTCCTCTCTCTGGGCTGGACAACCGGATGGAGCCCTAACACTGATAACCCAG GATACAGTTGGGAGATGGTGAAGAAAATGGACAATGTGTGCAAACCCCTTGTACAGCCTGTCACCTTTCCTGTCCGAGCTTCCCTAATGCCCCAGTCCTTCGGACCACTGCAGTGGCTCCTGCAACAATCTGACCG gtACAGTCTGACTGTATGGACGAGCCTGAGTGACACGTTGGTTGTGGAGGATCTGTTACCTTACAGGCAGAACATCAGCAAAAGCAGAGTCTATTATGACCTCCTAGATTCACAGATAGCACAGTTAAAGGCACTGCCAGGGTTTTCCTAA
- the rad17 gene encoding cell cycle checkpoint protein RAD17: MSKLSLGGTSSSAKLNSWVEPSFGGLNSGLSVFSLKKGQRSGESKGKGKLFGSDSSSKRPQKRRADSSASDSRSLSTEVSPTDQDEPWVDTHRPCSQAELAVHKKKIEEVESWIRTHVDSKTTHKGGTILLLTGPSGCGKTATVRVLAQELNFQIQEWTNPSTVSEFRTDESFRETFDPGSRFNGFQGISQTGAFQEFLLRANKYNCLQMSGDNLTTDRKIILVEEFPNQFYRQPACLHDILRRYVRTGRCPLVFIVSDSLSGDRGSRLLFPKDVQDELPISNISFNPVAPTSLMKVLSRIVATEAGKSGGRISVPDKAALELLCSGCSGDIRSAINSLQFSSLTDHSLEKSLWAAKKGKSTVAPRKAGIKPKAKGRSSKSVDMLEESQAIGGKDASLFLFRALGRILYCKRESFEASEVPRLPDHLSEHQRDKLLVDPEMVVERSHMSGEFFSLYLQQNYVDFFSDVDDVARASEYLSDADFLTAEWTSRSTMREYGSSVATRGLIHANSARAKADCQTSVGFRPLHKPHWLLVNKKYRENCQAVQSLFINFCLPPVSLQTELVPYLAKLNNPMRNPAQIAFLQDVGHLPLRKFLGRLKLEALGDKDTGLLDEDSEGEDPASHALHPKETTDPDPGPEAELTPSCSQDAEVDLPMSQPQPTTTEALLEEEDLLIEEYDSD, encoded by the exons ATGTCAAAATTGTCTCTAGGAGGGACGTCATCCTCTGCTAAA TTGAACAGTTGGGTGGAGCCATCATTTGGTGGCTTAAATTCAGGGCTGAGTGTTTTTTCGCTGAAGAAAGGACAGCGCTCTGGAGAGAGCAAGGGGAAAGGGAAGCTATTTGGCAGTGACTCTAGCAGCAAGCGTCCACAGAAGAGGAGGGCAGACTCTAGTGCCTCTGATTCCCGGTCGCTCTCCACAGAGGTATCACCCACTGACCAGGATGAACCATGGGTTGATACACACAGACCGTGCTCACAG GCGGAACTGGCAGTCCACAAGAAGAAGATTGAGGAGGTTGAAAGCTGGATCAGGACTCATGTAGACTCAAAAACCACTCATAAG GGTGGCACCATTCTCCTTCTAACGGGCCCCTCTGGATGTGGGAAAACGGCCACAGTACGTGTTCTTGCCCAAGAACTGAACTTCCAGATTCAAGAGTGGACAAACCCTTCCACTGTTTCCGAGTTCCGAACAGATGAATCTTTTAGAGAGACTTTCGATCCAG GTTCTAGGTTTAATGGTTTTCAAGGCATCTCACAAACGGGGGCCTTCCAGGAGTTCTTGCTCAGGGCCAACAAATATAACTGTCTTCAGATGAGTGGGGACAACCTGACAACTGACAGAAAAATCATCCTAGTGGAG GAATTCCCAAACCAATTCTACAGGCAGCCAGCATGCTTACATGATATTCTAAG GCGCTACGTGAGAACAGGCAGGTGTCCCCTCGTATTTATTGTGTCGGACAGTCTCAGTGGAGATCGAGGCTCGAGACTTCTCTTCCCCAAGGATGTGCAGGATGAGCTGCCGATCAGCAACATCAG CTTTAACCCCGTCGCCCCCACAAGCTTGATGAAGGTCCTCAGTCGGATCGTCGCCACTGAGGCAGGAAAG AGCGGGGGCAGGATATCTGTTCCTGATAAAGCTGCTCTGGAGCTCTTGTGTTCAGGCTGTTCAGGAGACATCCGCAGCGCCATCAACAGTCTACAGTTCTCTTCTCTCACAG ATCACTCACTTGAAAAAAGTCTCTGGGCTGCTAAGAAGGGAAAGTCAACAGTTGCACCTCGAAAGGCAGGGATAAAGCCCAAAGCAAAAGGCAGATCCTCCAAAAGCGTTGACATGCTGGAGGAAAGCCAGGCTATTGGTGGGAAAGatgcctccctctttctcttcagaGCATTAGGGAGGATCCTCTACTGCAAAC GTGAGAGTTTTGAGGCTTCAGAAGTACCTAGATTACCTGACCACTTATCCGAACACCAGAGGGACAAATTACTGGTTGACCCTGAG ATGGTGGTTGAGCGGTCACACATGTCTGGAGAGTTTTTCAGCCTTTACCTCCAGCAGAATTACGTGGACTTCTTTTCTGACGTGGACGATGTAGCTCGGGCTAGTGAATACCTGTCTGACGCTGACTTCCTCACAGCTGAATGGACT TCTCGCTCCACCATGCGGGAGTATGGGTCATCTgtagccaccagggggctcatCCATGCTAACTCTGCTCGGGCTAAAGCAGACTGCCAGACTTCTGTGGGCTTCAGGCCCCTGCACAAACCGCACTGGCTACTGGTCAACAAGAAG TACCGGGAGAACTGCCAGGCCGTTCAGTCACTCTTCATAAACTTCTGCCTCCCGCCTGTCAGCCTTCAGACGGAACTAGTGCCTTACCTGGCAAAACTCAACAACCCCATGAGGAACCCAG CTCAGATTGCCTTTCTTCAGGATGTCGGCCATCTTCCTCTTAGAAAATTCCTAGGAAG GTTGAAACTGGAGGCTCTGGGTGATAAAGACACAGGACTGCTAGATGAGGACAGTGAAGGGGAAGACCCAGCCAGCCATGCGCTCCATCCAAAGGAGACCACAGATCCTGACCCAGGACCAGAGGCAGAGCTGACTCCATCTTGCAGCCAGGATGCCGAGGTAGATCTTCCCATGAGTCAGCCTCAGCCCACCACCACAGAGGCGCTCCTTGAAGAGGAGGACCTGCTCATAGAAGAGTATGACAGTGACTGA